In the genome of Actinomadura luzonensis, the window GTCTTCTCCGGCGGCAGCCTGCTCGTCGCCACCGCCGGGCGGCCCGACCTGCTCGGCCCCGAACGGGCCCGCTCCCTCGCCCGCCTCCAGCACCTCTCGCTGCGCCGGCTGGCCGCCCTGCCGCCCGCGACGGAGCTGTACCCGACGCACGGCGCGGGCTCGTTCTGCACGGCGAGCGACGCCGGCCGCCACACCTCCACCATCGGGGCCGAGCTGAAGGACAACCCGCTGCTCGGCGTCGCCGACGCCGAGGAGTTCGCCGACCGGCTGCTGGCCGACCCCATGCCGATCCCGGCCTTCTACCGGCACATGGGGCCGGCCAACACGCTCGGCGTGCCTCCCATGCCGTCCGTCGCGGTGCCCGAGCTGGCCGAGCCGGCGCCCGGCAGCCACGTCGTGGACCTGCGGCCCCGCTCGTCGCAGGCGCGCGGCCGGCTGCCCGGCTCGTACGGCATCGAGCTGGACGACGACTTCGGCAGCTGGGCCGGCTGGCTGCTGCCGTACGGGGAGCCGGTCACGCTCGTGGCCGAGCCCGGCCAGGACACCGCCGAGGCCGTCACCCAGCTCGCCAGGATCGGCTTCGACGACGTGCGCGGCGTCGTGCGGCTGCCCGCCGGGGCGGGCGCGCCCGCGTACGAGCTGGCCGGGTTGCGGGACTTCGCGGAGCGGCTGCGGCGGCCCGGGGCGCAGCTCCTCGACGTGCGGATGCCGGGCGAGCGCGAGCAGGTCCGCGTCGAGGGGGCCGTCGAGCGGTTCCTGCCCGAGCTGTTCACCGAAGGCGTCCCCGACGCGCTCGACCCGGCGCGGCCCGTCCTCGTCGCCTGCGCCACCGGCCGCCGGGCGAGCATCGCCGCCGCCGAGCTGACCCGCCGGGGCTACCGGCCGGTCGTGCTCACCGGCGCCGGGATCGCCGAGCTCGCCGAGACCCTGCGGGTCTCCCCGGCCCCCTGACGCGGCCTCGCCGGCCGGTGGGCGAAAACCGCAGTTCAGCGGCGTAACCGGGACCTTCGCCCCTGCCCGCGCCACGCCGTACCGTCGCACGATGGGCGCACGAGGAAACGTTCCCGTTTTCCGCAGGGGAGGCGCGATGGACGCGGGCGGCACGTTCACCGCCGCGACGGCCACCGGCCCGTCGCGGCCCCGGGGCCCGCGGGCCGCGCGGCGGCTGACGCTCGGCGTGGAGGAGGAGTTCGTACTGCTCGGCCGGGCCGACGGCGCGCCCGCCCTGCGCGCCCCGGAGGTCCTGGCGCTGCTGGACGGCGACCCCCGGGTCAAGCACGAGCTCATGCGCTACCAGCTCGAAACCGTCACCGGCGTGTGCGAGAGCCTGGAGCAGGTGGGGGAGGAGCTGACCGCCATGCGGCTGCTGGCCGCCCGCGCGGCGGCCGAGGTGGGCTGCCACCTCGCCGCCACCGGGGTCGCGCCCCGGACGCCGCCCGGCCTGCCCGCCGTCACGCCCGACCCCCGCTACGCGGTGCTGGTCGAGCGCAGCAGGCCGCTGGCCGGCAGCTTCGGCACCTGCGGCTGCCACGTGCACGTCGGCATGCCCTCGCGCGAGCTGGGCGTGCGGATCCTCGCCCGGCTCCGGCCGCACCTGGCGACCCTGCTGGCCGTCAGCGCCAACTCGCCCGTCCAGGCCGACCGGGACACCGGCTGGGCCAGCCGCCGCTACCGCCTGTGGAGCCGCTTCCCGTCGGCCCGGCCGCCCGGGGTGTGGTGGTCGGCCGCCGACTACGACGCCGCCGTGGACCGCCTCCTGCGCACCGGCCGGGCCCTGGACGAGCGCGGCGTCTACTTCCACGCCCGCCTGTCGCCCCGCTACCCGACGATCGAGCTGCGCGTCATGGACACCTGCCTGTCGGCCGCCGACGCCGTCCTCGTCGCCGGGCTCGCCCGCGCGCTCGTCGCCCTCGCCATCGAGGACGAGGAGCGCGGCCTGCCCCTGCCCGCCCCGCGCCAGCACCGCGTCGTGCGGCAGCTGCGCGCCGCCGCCCGGCACGGGCTCGGCGCCCGCGCGCTGGACCCGTCCACCGGCCGCCCGGCCACCCACCGCCGGCTGCTCGCCGCCCTCGCCGACCGGCTGCCCGACCCCGACCCGGTGGCCCGGCTGCTCGACCGGCTCGCCCTGCACGGCACCGGCGCCGACCGCCAGCGCGCCCTGCTGGCCCGCGCCGCCGGGCCCGCCGACTTCGCCCGGCTGCTCGCCGGGGAGACCGTCCGGCAGGGCCGGTGACTTAGGTCACAGCGGGCGAGGTCGTTCGCCTCCGGTGACGAGAGGCCCGGAGGGGGAACCTGAACAGGTAGAGGAAGCACATGAGCGAACGAAGGTGATCGAGATGGCCGTCCTTCTTGGCATCGCGCCGGCCGGCACCGACTGTCTGAGCGAGTCCTATTTCGAACGGGCCGCCCGCGCGCTGGACGAGCACCAGGTCTCCCCGGGGCACGCGTGCGTCTCCTGCGGCGCCGCCTGGCCGTGCGGTCCCGCGCTGGGCGCCGCGTTCGTGCTGGAGATGCACGCCGCGTGAAGGCCGAAGGTCCCTCGCGGACAGGGAAGTCCGGCCCTGCCGGGCGGCCGCCCGCGACGGCACCGTGGCATTGACGGCCGTGGCATTGACGGCACGCGGCATTGAGGAAGCGGAGACGAGGAGGTCTCGTGATGAAGGCCAGTGCGGGAGACCGGCTCATCGTGGAGGGCACCTACGGAGGCGACGTCCGCAAGGAAGGGCTGATCATCCAGGTGGAGCACGCCGACGGCTCGCCGCCGTACCTGGTGCGGTGGCTGGAGGACGGGCACGAGAGCCTGGTGTATCCCGGTCCCGACGCCCGGATCGTCGCCGCGGCCCGATGAGGACCGCGCCGCGCCGCGCCCCCCGGCCGGGTGGGGCGCGGGCCGGGATCGACCGGGCGAGCTCCGGTGACCTGGCGATGCGGGCGGTGTCGGCCGGCGGGCGGGTGCCCGAGCAGTTCGGCGTGATCCTGCCGCTCGACGGCGCCCCCGACGCCGGACGGGTGTGCGCGGTGCTGGCCGAGCGGGTGCCGCTCGTGCCCCGGCTCCGGCAGCGGCTGGTGCGGGTGCCGTTCGGGTGCGGACGTCCGGTGTGGGTGGACGATCCGGGCTTCGACGTACGCGACCGGGTGCGGCGGCGCGCCTGCCCGCCGCCCGGCGACGAGCGGGCGCTGCTGGACCTGGCCGCCGAGCTGGCCGTCACGCCGCTGTCCCCGCCGGGCTGGGCCGCCACCGTGGTCACCGGGGTGGCGGGCGCGGCCACGGCGCTGATCATCGTTCTCGACCACGTCCTGGCGGACGGCGTCGGCGGCCTGGCCATCCTCGCGGCCCTCGTCGACCCCGCCCCGCCTGACGCCCCCGACGCCTCTGGCGCTCGCCCTGGCGTCCCGGAGGCGCCCGGCGCCCGCCCTGGCGTCCCGGAGGCACCGGGCGCGCGCCCTGATGCCCCGCGCGCCGCCGTGGCGTCCGGCGGGTGTTCCCAGGCGGCCGCCGTCGCGTCGGAGCCTGGCCGCCGAGGCGTTCGCCGAGCGGGCGCGGGTGGCCCGCCGCCTGGTCCGGTCCTGGCATGACGTGCACGGCGCCGTCACCGCCGCCCGGGCCGGCCGCGCCGCCCCTGCTCGCTGCTCGGCCCCACCGGCCCCCGGCGGCGGCTGGCCGTGGTCCGCGCCGACCTGGAGCAGGTGCGCGCGGCGGCGCACCGCTCGGCGGGCACCGTCAACGACGCCCTGCTCACGGCCGTCACCGGTGCCCTGCGCCGGCTGCTTGAGCGGCGCGGCGAGCACGTCACCACCCTGAACGTGCTGCTCCCCACGGCGGTGCGCGCCACCGCGGCCACCACGGAGTCGCTCGGCAACGAGCTGGCCGCGATCGTGGCGCCCCTGCCCGTCACCGGCGCGCCCCGCGACCGCCTGGCCCGGGTCGCCGACGTGATGGCCGCCCGCAAGCGCCTGCCCGCCGGCCCGCTCGCCAGGGACGTGGTCGCCCCGCTGTTCCGCCTGATGGCCGGCCTCGGCCTGCACAACAGGTACCTGCGCCGCCAGCGCCGCTTCCACACCCTGCTCAGCAACGTGCGCGGCCCGGCGACGGCCCTGTCCTTCGCCGGGGCGCGGATCACCGGCGCCGTCCCCGTCGCCGTGGGCGAGAGCGGCAACGTCACCGTCAGCTTCGGCGCCCTCTCCTACGCGGGCGTGCTCACCGTCGCCTGCGTCGCCGACCCCGCCCGCGTCCCGGAGCTGGACGAGCTCGCCGCCCTGGTCGGCGACGAGCTCGCCCGGCTCACCGCGGGCTGAGCGGCCGCGGGCGTCGTGCCCGGCGGGGCCGGGCGGACGGGACCAAGGACCCGCGTATCCGGGACCTCGTCCCCGGGCCGCCGGGCGCGCGCCGCGCGAGCCTGGAAGGGAGAGCGGAGGAGGTACGTGATGACCAGGCACATCATGGTCGGCGTGGACGGTTCCGCACCCGCGACGGCCGCCGTGGACTGGGCCGTGGCCGACGCCGGCGGCAGGGGGCTCGCGCTGCGCCTCGTGCACGTGTGCGAGCAGTGGCCCTACGGCCCGGACAGCATCGAGTACTGCGAGGGCACGCTGGCCGCGGCCGGCGACCGGGCCCGCGCCCTGGACCGCGGCGTCCAGGTGACGACCGACCTGCTGCCCGGCAACGTCATCGAGACCCTGATCAAGGAGTCGGCGGCGGCGGACACCGTGGTGCTGGGCAGCCGGGGCCTCGGCGGGTTCGCCGGGCTGATCCTCGGCTCGGTCGGCATGGGGCTGGCCGGGCACGCCGCCGGGCCGGTGGTGATCGTGCGCGGGCCCGCGCGGGCACGGCACGACCTGGTGGTCGTCGGCGACGACGGGTCGGAGCACTCGGCGGTGGCCGTGGAGTACGCGATCGAGCAGGCGCGGGCCCGCAACGCCGCGCTGCACGTGGTCTACGCCTGGCAGTCGCCGCTGATGTCGCCGTACGCGGCGGCGTACAACAGCCTGCTGGAGGAGGACTTCCAGCAGGCGGCGCGGGCGGCGGCCGAGCGGGTGGCGCCGTGGCGGGAGAAGAACCCCGACGTGCGGATCACCGACGAGCAGCTTCCCGGGCACCCGGTGAACGCCCTGATCAAGACGGGCGCGACCGCGGACCTGGTGGTCGTGGGCTCGCGCGGCCGGGGCGGTTTCGCCTCGGCGGTGCTCGGCTCCGTCAGCCACGCGGTGCTGCACCACGTGACCTGCCCGGTCGCGGTGATCAGGCCGCGCCACGACGGCAGGTGAGCGGCGGGCGCACGCGGACGCGCGCCGGGGCGGGTTCGTGGGCCCGTCCCGGCGCGCGTTCTTCCCGGGCCGTCAGGCCTGAGTGGCGCCGGCCTTGGCCGCCGGCTTGGCGGCCTGCACCGGCTTGGGGGTCTTCGGCTTCGGGGGCTCCGCCTTCGGGATCTCCGCCTTCGGAAGCTCGGCCGGGACCGTGGGGGCGGCCGGGGGCGCGGGCTCGTCCGGCTCGGCGGCCCGCTCGATCTGCAGCTTCCACTCGGCGGCCACGGCGGCCAGCGCGGCCGCGGCGGTCACGACGGGCGCCGCGACGAACGCCACCACGCCGAACGTCACCGGGACCTCCAGCACGGTCCGCCCGTGGGAGTCCTTCACGATCACGCGGCGGACGTTGCCCTCGTGGAGCAGGTGCTTGATCCGGCCGGCGAGCTCAGAGCCGCGTACTTTGACCTCTTCCTTCGTGACGGTCATCGTCGTGCTCCCCTTTCTTGTCTCACCCTTCCAGCCTCCGTCCGCCACGCCCGTACCGGAGGGGGCGAAGGACCCGACTCCGTGGCCCGGTGGTCCCGAACCGGGCACCGGGGGTCGGTGGGCGGGGTCAGAGCGCGGGGGCGCGCACCAGGGCCGACAGCAGCGCCGCCATGTCGCTCACCGCCAGCACGTGGTCCACGATGTCGTCCCGGCTGATCACGGCCTGCGGCATGGAGAAGTAGTCGCTGGAGGCGGCGTCGCTGGCGACGACCGTGCCGCCGAAACGGTGCACGGCCGTGGCCCCGGTCGCGCCGTCGGTGCCGTGCCCGGACAGGACCACCGCGATGGCGTCCGGGCCGCAGGCCAGCGCCAGGCTGGTCAGCAGCAGGTCGGCGGAGGGGCGGGGCGGCGGGGTCGGGCCCGACTCGATGAGCGCGAGCCGCCGGTCGGCGGTGACGAGCAGGTGGTGGCCGGGCGGCGCGACCACGACCCGGCCGGGTTCGAGCGGTTCGCCGTCCAGCGCCTGGGCCACGGGCAGGGCGGTGTGGCGGCGCAGGATCTCCGGCAGGAGGCTGGGGTAGGTGGGCGAGATGTGCTGCAGCACGATGACGGCGGCGGGCAGGCCGGCCGGCAGCCCGGCCAGGACCAGGCCCGTCGCGGCCAGGCCCCCGGCCGAGGACACGATGGCGACGACGGGGAACCTGCCGGGACGCGGCCGTCCGTTCTCCGGATGGACGGTTCCGGGCAGCATGCCAGCACCCCTCTCCTCCTTCGCCATTCTGCTCACCGCTCATCTCAGGCGGTAGGGCCGTAGGTCCTGAGGCGTCAGCCCGTCTCCGCCACGAGGTCGCCCGCCGGCCGCCGGGGCGCGCGGGCCACCACCGGCCCGTACCCGAGCCGTATGATCATCTGCGGGTGCCCGTGCCGGGTGCGCGGGTCCGCGCGCCGCCGCATGTCCCGCAGGTCCAGCGGCTGGTTCAGGAACGACGCCGACACCTGGTGCCCGGCCGCCACGAGCAGCACCCGCTGCAGCGCCTGCCCCGCCCGCAGCCAGTCCGGCGGCTCGTCCCCGGAGGTCGCCAGCACCGCGAGCTGCGGGCGCGGCTCGAACGCCGCCCCGCCCGAGCGGCGGCCGAAGTCCCGCACCGGGTCCATCACGGTGGTGGCCGCCGGGCCCTGCACGTACGAGGGCACGCCGTGCCCGCCGGTCCACGCCCGCAGCTCCGCCAGGTACTCCTTGTCGCGGGCCAGCTCGTCCTGGGCGATCGCGGCGTAGTCGAGCATGTCCATGGCCGAGCGCCGGTCCAGGACGATCAGCCTGGCCCGTTCGAGCGCCGCGGCCGTGCGCAGCTCCGACAGCACCGGCGCCGGGATCAGCCGCTCGGCGTACGGCCTGCGGCTGGTCCGCCGTACCGGGATGAGCTCGTACAGCTGCCTGGCCTCGGCGGAGGCCCGTACCCGCGTGCCGATCCGCACGGCGGCCAGCAGGTCCGGCCGCTCACGGGGGTCGGGCAGCAGCCGCACGGCGGGCGCGCGCCCGGCCGCCCGCGCCGCCATGCGCAGGTTGAACAGCGCGGCCCCGCAGCTCACGTGCAGGGAACGGCCGCGCGGGTCGCTCACCCGCAGCCAGCGGTCCCAGTCGGCCAGCAGCTCGACCAGCTCGCCGTGGAGCACCCGGAACCGCCACGGCTGCGTGTTGTTCACCGAGGGCGCCTGCCCGGCCGCCACGATCAGCCGCCTGATCGCGAGGTCGGCGGGGCGCGGAGTGGGATGTGACGTGAACATGACCTACCTCCCTGTTCCCACGCTGGTCATCGCGGCCGGCGGGGGACAGAGCCGGAGGTCCTGCCGAAGGTCCCGCCCCTTGGACGGGGACCAACGCCGCCGCGCCCGGGGACCTTCGCCCCGTTGCGGCGCGGCCCCCGCTTGGGAGGCTGGAAGCGGGGACGCCCGCCGGAAGGTCGTGATCGAGATGCGCGAGAAGGTCCTCGTACTGGGCGGCGGATTCGGCGGGCTCACCGCCGCGCTCCGCGTCAAGCGCGCGCTGGGGCAGGACGCCGACGTCACCGTGGTCTCGGCCGCCGACCGGTTCCTGTACACGCCGTCGCTCGCCCGGCTCCCGTTCGGCCGGCGGCGGCCGGAGGAGCTGGGCTTCCCGCTGGCGCCGACGTTGTGGATGCGCGAGGTGCGGTTCGCGCAGGCGACGGTGACCGCGATCGACCCGGCCGCCCGGCTGGTGCGGACCACGGCCGGCGAGCACCCCTACGACCACCTCGTCGTCGCCACCGGCTGCCGCGACGACCTCGCCGCCCTGCCGGGCCTGGCGGAGGCCGACGGCGCCTGGTCGGTCACGACCCTGGAGGGCGCCCTGCGGGCGGGGGAGGGCTGGCGGGCCTTCCTCGACGATCCCGGGCCCGTCGTGGTCGGCGCCGCGCAGGGCGCGTGCTGCCCCGGGCTCGCCCGCGCCTTCCTCGCCGCCCTGACGGCGGAGCTGCGGCGGGCCGGGCTGCGCGAGCGGACGCCCATCGCGTACGTGACCGCCGGCGGTGAGCGGCGGCTCGCGGCCGCGCTGGAGCGCCAGGGCGTGCAGGCCGTCACCGGCGCCGTCATGACCGAGGCCGCCCCCGGCAAGCTGCGGCTGGCCGACGGGACGACGCTGGCCTACGCGTACGCGATGATCGTGCCGCCCTCGGCCGGCCAGGACGTCGTGCGCGCCGTGCCCGGCCTGACCGACGCCAGGGGCTTCGTGCCCGTTCTGGACACCTGCCGGTCACGCGCCCACCCCGGCCTGTACGCCGTCGGCACGGCCACCGGCCCCGGGGCGGGGCCGCACGCCACCGCCCAGGCGCGCGTGGCGGCGGTCAACATCGCCGCCGCGATCCGCGGCGAGCCGCCCGCCGCCTACCGGCCGGGCCTCGCCGTCCCGGCGCCGCCGCGCTCGCGCGCCGCCGGAGCCCTGTTCGAGAAGTACTACCTCTGGAAGGCCAGGCACGGCTACGTACGGCTGCCGTGACGGCGGAGAAGGTGAGGGACTTGGTACGCGAGATCACAGCCGCGTGGCAGGCGGACGAGCTGGGACCGGCGAAGGTGGTGTTCCTGCGGCCGATGCCGCGGATGGCCGCCGTCGTCGTGATCGACAACGTCACGCTCGGGCCCGCGATCGGCGGGGTGCGGATGACGCCCACGGTGTCCGTCGCCGAGGTGGCCCGGCTGGCGCGGGCGATGACGCTGAAGAACGCCGCGGCGGGGCTGCCGCACGGGGGCGGCAAGTCGGGCATCTACCTCGCGCCCAGCATGGACGGCGCGCCGCGCGAGCGCGAGATGCGCGCCTTCGCCCGCGCCATCGAGCAGCTCACCGACTACATCCCCGGCCCCGACATGGGCACCGACGAGAGCTGCATGGCCGCCGTGCACGACGAGATCGGGCGCGCGGTGGGGCTGCCCGCGGTGCTCGGCGGCATCCCGCTCGACGAGCTGGGCGCCACCGGCCACGGCCTGGCCTGCTGCGCCGACGCGCTGGCCGCCGACAAGGTCCTGGAGCTGGACGGCGCCCGCGTGGTCGTGCAGGGGTTCGGCGCGGTCGGCGCGCACGCGGCGCGCTTCCTCGCCGAGCGCGGCGCGCGGGTGATCGCCGTGTCCGACGTGCTCGGGGCGACGTACCGGGCGAGCGGGCTGGACGTGCCCGCCCTGCTGGACGCCAAGCGGGCGGGGGAGCCGGTCGGCTCCTTCCGCGGCGGGGTGCGCTGCGAGCGCGACGACATCCTGTGGCTGGAGTGCGAGATCCTCGTCCCCGCCGCCGGGCCCGACGTCCTGACCGCGCACAACGCGGGACGGGTGCGCGCCAGGACCGTGCTGCAGGGGGCCAACATCCCGGCCACCGCCGAGGCGGAGCGCATCCTGCACCAGCGCGGGGTGCTGTGCGTGCCGGACATCATCGCCAACGCCGGGGGCGTCATCTGCGCGGCCGTCGAGCAGCGGGGCGGCGGCCGGGCGCAGGCGTTCGGCACCATCGAGGAGAAGATCCGGGCGAACACCGCCGAGCTGCTGGACCGGCTCGCGGCGGCCGACGTCGCGCCGCGCGAGGCGGCGACGGCGATGGCGCTGGACCGGCTGCGCACCGCCGCCGCCTACCGCCGCCACTTCTGACGGCCCCGGCGCCGCCCCTGCCCGCACCACGCCCGCCCTCGCCCGGCACCACCCGCGCCCGCACCAGGCCCGCCCTCGCCCGGCACCACCGCCTCGGCCGGCCGGGCTCGCGCTGCCGGGCTCGCGCTGCCGGGCTCGCGCGGTCAGGTGAGGGCGAGCACGCCGAGGACGGTACGGGCGGCGAGTCCGCCCTCGTCCTCGGCGATCGCCAGCGCCGCGGGCACGTCCCGGTCGTCCAGCAGGGCGCGGACCGCCGCCGCGCGGGCCGCCTCCGACGAGCCGGGCCGCCCGCCGCCGTGTGCAGCCGGTCCAGCCGGGCGGCGGCCGCCTCGGCCGCGCCCGGCGCGTAGTCCCAGTCCTGCCGCCATGGGTGGCCGAGCAGCATCAGGCGCAGCGCCGCCGCCGGATGGCGGGCCAGCAGGTCGGCGGTGAAGACCAGGTTCCCCGCCGACTTGGCCATCTTGGCGCCGTCCACCCGCACCACGCCGACGTGCAGCCAGGCCCGCGCGAACGGCCGCACCCCGGTCACCGCCTCGGCCATCGCCGCCTCGTAGGCGTGGTGGGGGAAGCGCAGGTCGCCGCCGCCGGCGTGCACGTCCAGCGCCGGGCCGAACGTGGTCAGCGCCATGGCCGCGCACTCCGCGTGCCAGCCCGGCCGGCCCGGCCCCCAGGGGCTCGGCCAGGCGGGGCCGTTGTCCCGGGACGGCAGCCAGACTGTCACGTCCAGCGGGTCCTTCTTGCCCGGGTCGTCCGGGTGGTCGCCGTACTCGGCCAGCAGCGGCAGCGCCGCCTCCCTGCCGAGCCCGGCCCGCTCGGGCACGCCCGCGCCCCGGAAACGCACGCCGCCGTCGCTGACGTAGGCGTGCCCGGCGTCCACCAGCGCGGCGGCCAGCGCGATGACCTGGGGGACGTGGTTGTGGGCGCGCGGCTCGTACGTCACCGGGGCCACGCCCAGCGCCGCCATGTCGTGCTCGAAGTGGAACTGCTGGACCGCGGCGAAGCTGTCGTACGGGCTGCCGGCCCGCCGCGCGGCGCTGGTCAGCACGTCGTCCACGTCGGTGACGTTGCGGCACACCTCGACGCGCACGCCCGCGTGCCGCAGCACCCGCGCCGCCGCGTCGGCCCACACGAACGTCCTGGCGTGCCCGAGATGCGTGGTGTCGTACGGGGTGATGCCGCACACGTACATGCGGGCCCGCCCGACGAGCGGCAGCCGCCGGCCGCCGAGCACCGGGGGCGGGCTGACGGGGCCGGTGAGGTGGGACATCCCGCTCCCCCTCACGCGTCCGCGCCGGTCAGCTCGACGACGACCTCGGGTGGCTGGTGCAGCGTGTTGTGCACGGTGCAGCGCGAGATCACGGCCAGGAACGCGGGCCGCCGCTCGGCCGGCAGCCCGGGCGCGGCCACCCGCAGCCGCACGGCGGCGACCCGGGCGGGCCGGTCGGCGGCCAGGCCGAAGTCGGCCGTCACCCGCAGCCCGTCCCGCGCCGCCCCGTGGCGGGACAGGAAGCGCCCGGCGTAGTACGCCACGCACGAGGCCAGGGAGGCGACGAACAGCTCGGTCGGCGTCGGGCCGCGGTCCGTCCCGCCGTCGCGGACCGGCTGGTCGGCCGTCAGCGTGTGGTCCCGCACAGTGATCGAGTAGGACTCGCCGCCGGTGTGCGCCACCTCGACCCGTCCGGGCGGCGCCTGGGCGGGCCGGGGCGGCGCGGGGGCCTGGGGGAGGGTCGTGGCGTTGCGGGCGTCCATGGTGATCTCCTTCGTTCGCCAGGGAACACGCGGTGACCCTTCAGGTGTAGGCCGGAGGAGGGGAGATGGGGAGGGCCCAAAGCCCTCACCGGCGCGCCTTCGGGCCCCCGCCCGCCCGCTCGCGGGCTCGCGGGGATCGGCGGGCCGGCCCGCCGGGTCAGCCGGGCGGGTCGGGCCCGTCAGGTCAGCCGGGCGGGTCCGGCGTGGTCAGGGCGGCGAGGCCCGCCTCGATCGTGGGCCGGTGCTCCAGGCCGGGCGCCCCGCCCGCGCCGAGCAGCGCGGCGCCGCCGGTGACCACCAGGCGGCCGCCCGCCCGCCGGGCCTCGCCGGTGGCCCAGCGCAGCACCTCGCAGCCCGGCTCGTCCAGCCCGGTCAGCCCGCCGAGGTCCACCACGACCGCCGGGACGGCCTGCGTGGCCAGCGTCTTCATCAGGTACATCCGGGTGATCTCCACCGGCGCGCCGGACAGCGGCCCGCCGAGCTCGATCAGCAGGATCTCCCCGCGGCTGCGGATCCTGATCGAGAAGTCGCCGGGGTCGTCGGGTGCGGTAGGTGCCATCGGTCAGGGCTCTCCAGGGGTCGGCGAAGACGTCGCCGACCAGACTTCCCGGCACACCCGCGACGACCATACCGGGCCCAGGCGGGAGACAGCAGCCGGATACCGGGTGAAGGCGCTCGTCACAGAAGGTAGCGCACCCACAGGTAGGGCGCGACCAGGGCGATGGTGACCACCGTCACGATGAGCCCGTATTTGGTGAACTGCCAGAAGCTGATCGGGGTGCCGTTGCGGGCGGCGATGCCGAGCACCACCACGTTGGCCGCCGCGCCGACGGCGGTGGCGTTGCCGCCCAGGTCGGCGCCGAAGGCCAGCGCCCACCACAGCGCCTGGTGCCCGCCCGGCGCGTGGACGAGCTGCTCCACGATCGGGCTCATCGTGGCGACGTACGGGATGTTGTCCACGATCGCCGACAGCACGCCCGACACGCCGAGCAGCCCCATCGTGGCCAGCTCGGGGCGGCCGGCGGTCGCCGACACGGCGGCCTGCGACAGCGCGCCGATCACCCCGGTCTCCACCAGGGACCCGACCATGACGAACAGCCCGGCGAAGAACACCAGCGTGGGCCACTCCACCTCGGCGATGGCCTGCTCGGTCGTCACCTTCGTGACCGCGACCAGCACGCCCGCGCCGAGCAGCGCGACGACGGACGGCTCATAGTGCAGCACCGGGTGCAGCACGAACGCCGCCATCACCAGCGCCAGCACCACCAGCGACTGCCACAGCAGCCGCCGGTCGCCGAGCGCCTCCCGCTCGTCCAGCTCCATGATCTCCGCCGCCCGCCCCGGGTCGTAGCGGAGGTGCCGGCCGAACATCAGCCGGCACAGCCCGACGAACACCGCCACCAGCACCACGACCATCGGCGCCATGTGCACGAGGAAGTCGTTGAACGTCAGGCCGCCCCGGCTGGCGATGATGATGTTCGGCGGGTCGCCGACCAGCGTCGCCGCGCCGCCGATGTTGGAGGCCATCGCCTCGGCGATGAGGAACGGCGCGGCGGGCAGCGCCAGCCGCTCGCACACCAGGAACGTCACCGGCGCGATGAGCAGCACGGTGGTCACGTTGTCGAGCAGCGCCGAGGCCGAAGCCGTGATGATCACGAGCAGCGCCATCAGCCGGAACGGCCGCCCGCGCGCCCGTTTGGCGGCCCAGATCGCCAGGAACTCGAAGACACCGGTCTCCTTCAGCACCCCGACGATGATCATCATGCCGAGCAGCAGGAAGATGACATTCCAGTCGACGCCGGTCTCCTGCGAGAAGAACGCCGGCCCGGCCGCGGTGGCGTGGATCAGCAGCATGATCCCCGCCCCGCCGAGCGCGGCCGCGACCCGGTGCACCTTCTCGGTGGCGATCAGCGCGTACGCGGCCAGGAAGACCGCCACGCTCACCCAGGAGAGCGCGCTCACGCGGCGAGCCGGTCACGGAACTGCACAGGCACATCCCTCTGCTCATAACGGACAAAGGACTCGCCGACCAGACTTCCCGGCACACCTCCCCTCAACCTATCAAGGAACGCCACCCCGGCGGGGCGTGGCAGC includes:
- a CDS encoding carboxylate-amine ligase, whose translation is MGARGNVPVFRRGGAMDAGGTFTAATATGPSRPRGPRAARRLTLGVEEEFVLLGRADGAPALRAPEVLALLDGDPRVKHELMRYQLETVTGVCESLEQVGEELTAMRLLAARAAAEVGCHLAATGVAPRTPPGLPAVTPDPRYAVLVERSRPLAGSFGTCGCHVHVGMPSRELGVRILARLRPHLATLLAVSANSPVQADRDTGWASRRYRLWSRFPSARPPGVWWSAADYDAAVDRLLRTGRALDERGVYFHARLSPRYPTIELRVMDTCLSAADAVLVAGLARALVALAIEDEERGLPLPAPRQHRVVRQLRAAARHGLGARALDPSTGRPATHRRLLAALADRLPDPDPVARLLDRLALHGTGADRQRALLARAAGPADFARLLAGETVRQGR
- a CDS encoding chemotaxis protein CheB, producing MLPGTVHPENGRPRPGRFPVVAIVSSAGGLAATGLVLAGLPAGLPAAVIVLQHISPTYPSLLPEILRRHTALPVAQALDGEPLEPGRVVVAPPGHHLLVTADRRLALIESGPTPPPRPSADLLLTSLALACGPDAIAVVLSGHGTDGATGATAVHRFGGTVVASDAASSDYFSMPQAVISRDDIVDHVLAVSDMAALLSALVRAPAL
- a CDS encoding rhodanese-like domain-containing protein, which codes for MDVTSFRTPGLGDQSHLLTHEGAGVLVDPQRDVGRFLDAAAERDVELRFVLETHLHNDYLSGAAEAARRTGAELVLPAAAAPAYRHTPAFHLEDLDGGAGLTVRPVHTPGHTPEHTSYVVLVDGEPVAVFSGGSLLVATAGRPDLLGPERARSLARLQHLSLRRLAALPPATELYPTHGAGSFCTASDAGRHTSTIGAELKDNPLLGVADAEEFADRLLADPMPIPAFYRHMGPANTLGVPPMPSVAVPELAEPAPGSHVVDLRPRSSQARGRLPGSYGIELDDDFGSWAGWLLPYGEPVTLVAEPGQDTAEAVTQLARIGFDDVRGVVRLPAGAGAPAYELAGLRDFAERLRRPGAQLLDVRMPGEREQVRVEGAVERFLPELFTEGVPDALDPARPVLVACATGRRASIAAAELTRRGYRPVVLTGAGIAELAETLRVSPAP
- a CDS encoding DUF4342 domain-containing protein — translated: MTVTKEEVKVRGSELAGRIKHLLHEGNVRRVIVKDSHGRTVLEVPVTFGVVAFVAAPVVTAAAALAAVAAEWKLQIERAAEPDEPAPPAAPTVPAELPKAEIPKAEPPKPKTPKPVQAAKPAAKAGATQA
- a CDS encoding wax ester/triacylglycerol synthase family O-acyltransferase is translated as MRTAPRRAPRPGGARAGIDRASSGDLAMRAVSAGGRVPEQFGVILPLDGAPDAGRVCAVLAERVPLVPRLRQRLVRVPFGCGRPVWVDDPGFDVRDRVRRRACPPPGDERALLDLAAELAVTPLSPPGWAATVVTGVAGAATALIIVLDHVLADGVGGLAILAALVDPAPPDAPDASGARPGVPEAPGARPGVPEAPGARPDAPRAAVASGGCSQAAAVASEPGRRGVRRAGAGGPPPGPVLA
- a CDS encoding DUF1918 domain-containing protein, translating into MKASAGDRLIVEGTYGGDVRKEGLIIQVEHADGSPPYLVRWLEDGHESLVYPGPDARIVAAAR
- a CDS encoding WS/DGAT domain-containing protein, with the protein product MVRADLEQVRAAAHRSAGTVNDALLTAVTGALRRLLERRGEHVTTLNVLLPTAVRATAATTESLGNELAAIVAPLPVTGAPRDRLARVADVMAARKRLPAGPLARDVVAPLFRLMAGLGLHNRYLRRQRRFHTLLSNVRGPATALSFAGARITGAVPVAVGESGNVTVSFGALSYAGVLTVACVADPARVPELDELAALVGDELARLTAG
- a CDS encoding universal stress protein, whose amino-acid sequence is MTRHIMVGVDGSAPATAAVDWAVADAGGRGLALRLVHVCEQWPYGPDSIEYCEGTLAAAGDRARALDRGVQVTTDLLPGNVIETLIKESAAADTVVLGSRGLGGFAGLILGSVGMGLAGHAAGPVVIVRGPARARHDLVVVGDDGSEHSAVAVEYAIEQARARNAALHVVYAWQSPLMSPYAAAYNSLLEEDFQQAARAAAERVAPWREKNPDVRITDEQLPGHPVNALIKTGATADLVVVGSRGRGGFASAVLGSVSHAVLHHVTCPVAVIRPRHDGR